Proteins encoded by one window of Pyrinomonadaceae bacterium:
- a CDS encoding class I SAM-dependent methyltransferase, translating into MAPEAQAGKQPTPALLFDTLNAYQRTQALKAGIDLEVFTAIAEGKTTAKEIADRCAASEKGTRVLCDYLTIMGFLTKEDGRYGLTLDSAVFLDQRSPAYMGTVSDFMLSPHIKGNFDNLTESVRKGGSTGSAESLEPEHPVWVEFARAMAPMMAMPAELLAQLVDPAKDQNLRVLDIAAGHGLYGIAFAKQNPQIEVTAVDWPNVLELAKQNAEAAGVAERFQTNPGSAFDVDYGTDYDVVLLTNFLHHFDAATCEILLRKVNGALKDGGRAVTLEFIPNADRVTPPQAAAFAMQMLGGTPSGDAYTFAELDQMFRNTGFARSEMHELPPSIQRVVISWK; encoded by the coding sequence ATGGCCCCAGAAGCACAGGCAGGAAAGCAACCAACACCGGCATTACTATTCGACACGCTTAACGCGTACCAGCGAACACAGGCGCTGAAAGCCGGCATCGATCTCGAAGTCTTCACCGCTATCGCTGAAGGCAAAACCACCGCGAAGGAAATTGCCGATCGCTGCGCCGCATCCGAAAAGGGCACGCGTGTCCTGTGCGACTATCTGACGATCATGGGATTCCTGACGAAGGAGGATGGGCGCTATGGATTGACGCTTGACTCCGCGGTTTTTCTCGACCAGCGCTCGCCCGCGTACATGGGCACGGTCAGTGATTTCATGCTGTCGCCTCACATCAAAGGCAATTTCGACAACCTAACTGAATCAGTGCGGAAAGGCGGCTCGACCGGCTCAGCAGAATCGCTCGAGCCTGAGCATCCGGTGTGGGTTGAATTTGCGCGCGCGATGGCGCCGATGATGGCCATGCCCGCAGAGTTGTTGGCGCAACTTGTCGATCCAGCGAAAGACCAGAACTTGCGCGTGCTGGATATTGCCGCGGGCCATGGTTTGTACGGCATCGCTTTCGCAAAACAAAATCCGCAGATTGAAGTCACCGCGGTTGATTGGCCGAACGTGCTGGAACTTGCGAAACAGAATGCGGAAGCTGCCGGTGTGGCTGAACGTTTCCAGACGAACCCGGGCAGCGCGTTCGATGTTGATTATGGAACTGATTACGACGTCGTACTGCTGACGAATTTTCTGCATCACTTCGACGCGGCGACCTGCGAGATACTGCTCCGGAAGGTAAACGGGGCGCTGAAAGACGGTGGACGCGCAGTGACACTGGAATTCATACCCAACGCCGACCGGGTTACTCCGCCGCAAGCCGCGGCCTTTGCCATGCAAATGCTTGGCGGCACGCCTTCAGGTGATGCTTACACTTTCGCAGAAC